The sequence below is a genomic window from Gossypium hirsutum isolate 1008001.06 chromosome A11, Gossypium_hirsutum_v2.1, whole genome shotgun sequence.
CATCATTGAAAAAATGATCAAGTCACCACAACTGGTAGGCGTTGATGCAAGAGATGATCTTTACTCCATGTTACCGAACAGCATCCGGTCATCTTTAAGGGGTAGGTTAAAAGGAGTCGGGTTTTCAGCCGGTGACCCAATCCTCGCCGGAGAATGGAGAACAGCTTTAGGAAGGATCTTGGGTTGGTTATCACCATTAGCACACAACATGATCAAATGGCAAAGTGAAAGAAGCTTCGAACAACAAAACTTGTTGCCTAAAACAAATGTTCTTTTATTACAAACACTGTTCTTCGCCAACAAAGACAAGACCGAAGCAGCCATAACTGAGCTGCTGGTCGGCTTGAACTACATTTGGAGATTCGAAAGGGAAATGACAGCAAAAGCATTGTTCGAATGTAGCAACTTTAATGTGCAAAGTTGATAATTTCCCTTTCTGGGAATTTTAACTTGAGAAAATTTCTGCAAAATTTTATGTCAATGGGGGGTTTTCAGATCTTTCTAAGGGTTCCTCTGTAAAtggtataattaataatatataatattatagagATGAATTTGAGTGAAATTTTGCATGGCTTTTCATCGATGGCTTATAGTGCATGTGAAAATATTCCATTTTTTTTAACTCATACTATTTgatcttgttttgttttgttgttattattgggACCGATCTAGATTCATTACCTTATACACTACTTTAACTATTTATTACATTTGCTTTCTTTTCCATAATGCTATTTCAATTCTTTATTAATGATAAATcatgaaatatgaaaataaatattcctttataaattcaacatttcatATACTAAATAATATGTTTTTCAATTTCTTAATATTTAATGATTGAAAATGTGAATGGTATATGCACACGCTAGATTCTTCAACTTTAGgcaaactttataaaaaaaaaaatttgtgcaTTTGTAATTCCACAAATTTTGGTAAAGCATTTAGGTACACTtcgttattaattaataaatattattattgaagcTCGAATGTACTTTATAAAGCTAGttgggtttattttatttatgtagcAATAAAATATGGGGGAAAAAAAGGACtagttggaattttttaaattatcacAAAGGATCTAGTTTAGCTTAAACTATAAAGAAAAAGTACTCCTCCATTATTCTGTTTGCCATCTCCATGGACCATTTTGTTCAtgtctttttgtatttttttaattagtgcaaatatatatatataatctatatGTATGTACTTTGTTGATTGTACAGCTCATAGTATCACATATGGCTAATTAAGATTTAGTTTTCTCGTAAATGTTCCCACCTTTTGTCTCCCCTTTTGGCCCCTCATCATAACACACgtttaaattaaacattttaaataagaatatgataaaaattaattaaactatgcCGATTGAGTATTAGTTCGGTTGTGAGTTTAAGCATGTTGAAGTGTGTTTATTCTTCTATTAAAGGATTGGAATGGATTATGAATAATTCTAAGTATTATAccaacttaaaaatttttaaatactttcaCAAATACAATTTAGATTATAATAATATCTAAGTGTTAAAAAGGGAGAGATGTGATGAGCAGATACATATTAGCCCCTACCTCCTATTCCatgaatttctttttttcttacttTATTAATTACTTTTGGGGTGATTTCATATGCTAAAATTTAAAAACCAGCCAACCGGCAAATATATCTTTGGACCAATTCTATGGGACATACATTTGATTGCTAACGGCCACCACTGGCTGCCCCCTGCCGGAAGTAGTGGGGCGAAgggattctttttatttttttatatgtgaatCAATACAATGCACGCAAcgaaacataaataaatattcacaTCATGGGGGTGAGAGGGTTAAGAGTTTCAAGAAGGGATGGCAAGTTGTCAATAAGCTGTTTTTAGCATCGTGACCACATTGCTATTGGTAGTGAGGAATGTTGGTAAAAAGTTTGACAAATCTGTACTTGGTTCTTAAAAACCCCAaggaatttaattatattattattttcttaaaatctGTTGAAAGAGTTGGAAACTCACAAATCAATGTCCAATTTGGGTGAGGATGTTCAGACAGATGACATGGACCAGATCCGAACATAATGCGATTTGTAATATGGCTCAATACCCCTTCAACCTCTCTTCTTTTCAATACATAAATACCTCTAAATTATTCCaattttctatttctattatCCCTGCCACCTCTTGTCTTCTATTTATAAACCATATAACTTCAATGTAATGCAATTTGATTGTTTCCCACCGACTCaacttttaattaaaagaaatttctcAAAAAGACAACCACAAACCCAAACATAAAAACAAAGAAGACAACCACAAACCCGAACATAAAAACACGAAGGATACCAAACAAAAATAAAGAGTCACCGGAATCACTTATTTCATTATGATTTGTCAAAACTCTGGCACATTACttgatgtttttctttttatatattttactagGCACATATGTTTATATTCTCAAATGTCTCTTTAACGAGAGGTACACAGAGAGTAGTGGCCCAATCCTTTTCAAGGCCAGGAATGGAGCAGTTCGGAGGTTTGGTATTGTAGCAAACTCTTCTAATCCACTTGCCACAAAAAACTATATATAGACGAATGAACGTACATGGAAGGATTTAAGCTATATCTATAGCTATAGCTACCAGGGAAATGGCAGGGCATTCCAACAAAAGAGAAATCCAGCACCCGCCTTCAGCTCCATTCCTCTGGGAGGCGATGCGAGGATTCGCCAACAAAGATAGGAAACCAGCATTATTACCCTATCATGATGGCTGCAACCATACCGATGAACTAGTGGTCTTCGAAATTGATCTCAGAACATTTGGTTTCCAAATGGCTTCTCTTGGCCAAGCAGCCATGCAACTAAAAGCAGCCATGCAACCAACATTCTAACAACTTCATGGGAGAAGTCAAACGTTAAGATTCAACCTTGCATGCCAGCATATTCTTCTGATCAATGCAGTCAGCTTGAATTTGAAAGACTACTTTCGATAGATAATGAAAAGTTGGCTTAAATTTGTTTATAAAAATACTCGGAACATTGTAATACCTGAAATACAGTAAGTACAAATTTAAGTATCTAATCCAGTTTCTTGATTATAATATATCACTGGCTCCGATTTGGCCGCATGCAAAGCTAAACAGGGTTTCTAACAAAAAGCCAAAACTCAGTTGCTCGGTCGTCCCTATGTTTATATACTTTCAGAGGATCTGGAGACGGAAAATAGCCCCTCGAAACATACAAAAGTGGGAATCCTCTCAAGACAGATAGCTTTAAAGGGTGTTCATAGAAATGACTTCTCGGAACCGAGCAAACCATTGAGCATCAGATGAGTTGGTCTCCTGTGGGACTTGCTGCCTTTGTTGCTGCTCCTTTTGTGACCGCTGCAGTCCTTCGTCCACAATAAACCGAGCATAGTCGACTGGTTTTGTTGGAGCCGAACGGAGCTTAGGCGCTGGAGCCGATGGAAGAAGGGAGACCAAAGCCCTTGCAACCTCATGCATGGTTGGTCTCTCAGACGGGAGTCGCTTAGTGCACAACAAAGCAAGTTGGAATGTCTTTCGGACATGAGTCAAGTTCATGCATGTAACTGAGACTTCTGGATCAACCGCTTCCATCACCGTATTATCATCAGCCTTAGACAGTATCTAAATAACAACGAACACCAAAAATATTAATAGGCTTGCCCCTGGCCCGAGTTTTGACAGTGGGGTAAAGCTTCAAGTTAAACTTACCAGTTGATGTAAATTCGATTCATTGTCCACAGCCTTTTTCCCGGTCAGAAGCTCTAGAAGAACAATGCCGAAACTATAAACATCTGATTTTTCATTAAGACGTGAGGTACGGGCATATTCCGGGTCAATATAGCCAATGGTTCCCAGAACATAAGTAGAGGTGTGTGTCTTTGTTGTTGGTATGCACTTGGCAATCCCGAAATCAGACAGATGAGCCTCGAAATTTTCGTCTAGAAGAATATTCGAGGACTTGACATCCCTGTGAATAATTCGAGGGCTGCAATCATGGTGAAGATAAGCAAGCCCTTGTGCTGCTCCAACAGCAATCTTCAACCTTGTTTCCCAGTCAAGCTTCACCTTTTTGGACAGCCCTGCAGCGCATTAATTGACATGAATCAGAAATTGCTAAACAGTACAATTATACAAGATCGAACAAAACCTAAAGGCATGTCAACAAACCATGTAAAAGATCCCACAATGAGCCATTCTCCATATAGTCATAGAACAGAAGGTTCCCGTACGGAGATAACGAGTAGCCATGCAAGCTGACAATGTTCCTATGTCTTATGCTGCCAATGGTTTCGAGTTCAGTCTCGAACTCCCTCAAGTTGTTCGGGAAATGGGTGTAGAGTCTCTTAATTGCAATTGGACGGGAATTTTTCAAAGTACATTTGTATACCGTGCTAGAAGCACCATAGCCTATGATGTACTTATCACTCAAATTATCAGTGAATCTCATTATATCATCAAAGGTATGAATAGCCATATCCATGTGAAGAACAACCAGCTTCGGTGGATGCGCAACAGATTTCATAGGACCCTTCATCACTTGCTTCTGTTGGTTTGACTTATAAATCGCAAGAATGGTCATAGCCACCAAAGTGATGAAGCCCAAAGTCATACAAACAACAGCAGCTCGGGAGAAAACTGCTCAAGAACATAAAGCAAGAGGAAGTGTTAATGAAAGGATATTCAAATGAGCTCAATGACATCACAAGTTGATACCTCTAGACTTTGGCATAGATGGGCGACATATTGATCCCAGCCAATCTCCACAGAGCATCGGGTTTCCTAGGAAGCTGACAGCCATATATAAACGAATTAATAAACTAATTTGAGAGggcttttaaaacaaaaaaaaaaaaaagagtgaactCGCATACCTATCGGATGAAAACCGGGAGAAGTTTCTTGTCGGAGGTATGACGCCGGATAAGTTATTGTACGACACATTCCTGGGGGAGTAGTTAAACATATTCAGAAACAATTCTGAAAAAAAGTAGAATGAACTAAAGTAGAAGAAAAACAGAACACAATCTTACAGGTTAGTAAGACTGAAACAATTCGTAAGCTGCTCAGGGATTTCACCTTGCAACTTGTTGTTCTTTAGTATTCTGTGAATTCAGAAAATGACTTGATGGCATTAGCTTTAAAACTAGAACACTGAACATAAATACTGCATCAAGCACAAGAAACAAACTTACAGAGAAACAATATTTTGCAGCTGACCAAACTCTACAGGAATGTTGCCAGTTATACAATTGAATGAGAGATCACTGCAAGGGCAAATGCGGATAAGTTTATTCAGAGTATCAAATAGGCAGTGAAACCGGCCTTAAAGTCGCAAAACCTTCTTACATGATTTGTATGCTTCTGAGATTCCCAAACTCGGCAGGTAGTTGTCCATCAAGTTTGTTATCACTCAAGTTCCTGCAAATgtaaaaataaactaaagaacCGTACTTGTATGAAAAAAACATGGACTGGAAAAATAATACATTGGCATAGCTCACAGTGTAAGAAGATGCTCCAGTTCACCTATGGAAGCAGGTAGAGGGCCTGAAAAGTTGTTGCCGGATAGATCCCTGCAAACAAGACCGTCCCAAAAAGAAGTTCAATATAGAACAGAAACCTAAACTTATTTCTTGGAAGGGGGGGGGGGGGTAAAAGGCTAATTCACTTACAAAGTATCAAGATTAATGATATGTCCAAGTTCAACAGGTACCCGGCCTTTGAAATTGTTCAAGGATAGATTTCTGAACACCCAAAGATGATCAATCTGTTAATTAGACGATTCTTTAATGACAAATGAAAAAATATTCTGGGCTTTAACCCAATTATAAAACTTACAAATAGGTTAAGCTCTCTAAATTCTGGAAGCCTGGTGGAATAGTCCCATTTAGGCGATTACCATGCACATTGCTGCATGAAAATTTGATGAGCTGAATcagtttttaacattttaatgaaATGCACATAAAGACTTTGAACATTCAAATGGTATCTTACAACTTATTCAGAGCAGTGCAGGAGCTGATGTTATGCGGAATGGGTCCTTCTAAATGATTGTTGGCAAGATTCCTGAGAAAGCAGTGGTAAATTAGATGGATAATagcaagaaataaataaatttgaggtAAAGTGATAAAAACCTACAATTCAAACAACTGCTCCAGCTTCCCGAGCTCGGAAGGGATAGAACCAACGAGTTGGTTGTCATTTAATTGTCTGCATAACGATTAACATTGTGAAAGTCCAATAAACATCTTGGATAAGTGAATGCTACCACTTACACAACGGCTACAATTGCTGAAATTTACAAGGTATGGCAACTCACAAGTAACTAAGTTTTGACATATTGCCCAGCTCTGGTGGAATTGGACCGGTCAGCTTGTTTCCATGAAGGTACCTGCCTCGGGATACCAACAATTCAGTGTACAGAAagcataaaaaaaaaagttcattaGGCTATAAAAACGCACAATTTTCCAGTGAACGATAAATTGCCAAGTATTGGTGGAATATGCCCGACTAGTTCATTCTCACTCAAGTCCCTAGAACAAAAGAAAAGATCAGAACATGCTTAAGCTACTTAGTATAACATGTCTAAATCAGAAATTTTTGGCCAACAAAATTCTACTCAGATTTTGGAAAAACAAAATACTTACAGTACAGCAAGGGCCTGCATTAAACCGATGACCTCCGGGATATTCCCAGTGAGCTTATTTCCTTGTAGTGACCTATCATGAGAATATTAGATTTGTGTAAATAAACTATACATAATTTGCTAGACCCTGAACAAGATAATAAAAATTCCTCAAAGAAACTTACAAAGTTGCAACTTGAAGGAAACCGATATTGTACGGTATCTCCCCAGTAATCCGATTATAGGAAATGTCTCTAAAATTGCAAATAATGTAggtttaaaaaataaagtaactTAATAATAAACCAATAATGCCAGTAAATCATAATAAACCAGCACAAAATGATAGAGGTACCCATTCAACTTACAAGATTTCAAAACTTGTACAATTACCAATGCTGTCCGGGATGCTACCGCTTAAATAGTTTCCGCGAACATCGCTGAAAGCAATTAGATTTTTGCAAGttacaagaaaaacaaaaaaaaaagaataataataaataagctatGGCTGATCGGTACTTACAAATACCATAGGCCAGTCAATTGACATATATCAGGTGAAAGAGTTCCAATCAACATATTGCCGCGCAAGCCACTGTATAAAGCAACCAATACCACATGAATACAAGCAATAGTTCAAAAGAATCTCGGATTTAGACTTTACAGTTATGTAAGGCATCCAACATAAAAAAATCTCAATAATCATGGAACTAAAACTTACAGATACTGCAAGACTTCATTCCAGTAGATTAGCCTTGGTATCTCACCCGAAAGCCGGTTTCTTGCTAGATCACTGAGAGTTCAAAATCACATAAAAAACTTATAGCAAGCTTTCATCTTAACAAAGTCCCTGAGATTATCAAACAATGTGATAGAACATAATTAACTCACAGAGTTTTCAGGTTCGGAATCTGGGTTAAGGTCGAAGGAATAGGACCTGTTAGCTGATTGTTCTTCAGATTCCTAAATGGAAGGATCACAATTACATTGCTACAAATATCCTAATGCATTATCCGGAGAAAAAAAACCGACAAGCAAGCAGCAAAGTATACATACAAAAATTCGAGCCGCTTGAGCTTGGATATGGAGAAAGGTATGTCACCATACAAAAGATTGTCAGATAAGTCCCTGCATTATATGATAAAAATCAGACATAACCAAACAAACACCATGAAAACACAACCGAACAAACAAAGACATACAGATAAACAAGCGAACCACAGTTTCCAATCTCATCTGGAACTTGTCCTGTCAATTTGTTCCCCATCAAGTCTCTGCCATGATAGAAAAACAGAAGGTTATCAACAAGCTAATAAACAGctagaatagaaaaaaaaaatcttgaaaaagACATACAAGGACCGCAAGCTCCTTAAATCACCAATGGCCGATGAAATCTCCCCGCCAAGAATCAAATATGACAAGTTCCTTaaaccaaacataaaaaaaaggcACCAATATCAACATCAGTTCAAACACATAGCACGGTAACCCAGAAATAGcataacaaataaagaaaaaactcACAGGGAAACCACAGCAAGGCTAGAATTGTCACAGAAAACACCACGCCAAGAACAAAAGTCAAAATTGTTAACATCATCCCAGTCGAGCAGTACATTTGCCACATTGCTAAATGATGCCTTTATCGACATCAACGCCTTCCCTACACCCACCATTTATACTCTATATATCAAGTACTGGTGCACAACAGTAACAAGAGCTGGAAATGTAAAGAAGTCAAAACACTTCTCTAATGTAAAGCGTCTTAGTGGCTTAAAACACACTATTTCCTCTGTCCCCATAACAGGTAATGTTAATGACAACGAATGTTGAGAAAACACTCGGACCAAGAAAGAAGGAAATCGAATTCCGAGCTTAATGCTTCCAAAATGTAAGGAATATTAGTTTACAGCACTTCTTACgtgctcttgagcttaaacacACAAGCTATAACAGCGAAAAACGTTTTCCTACAAGGAAAACAATTACCCCAAATGATTTCAGCTCTCAAACACATTGTAACAAGCTCAATAGCCACATTCACTAACTAAACCACCCaggaaaggaaaaataaaaagagtaCCTTCGTCATTGAGTGAAGAAGCATGagaacaaagaagaagaagaaacgcTATCACCATTACTAAAGGCTCCTGCCTTTTCATTATCTTCTTCAGCAACACCCCTTCCTCCATTTCTCAAAACCTCACCCGACAACGCTCTAAAACAAAATCCAATAACGACGACGATGAGCCAAgagacaaagaaaaagaaaggttgcTACTTTGTTTTGACAAACCAAAGaaaaaagctttaaaaaaaacAGGGTTGGGTTTATTACGCAGACAGAGAGAAGGAAGAAAGAACAGGCTTTTAGCGTGAAGCCGTGAACTGCAAGGAAACAGAGATGTTATTAAGAGAGAGAAAACAAAAACAGAGTACAATACACAAAACACACTTTGTGTTTCTCTCTCCCTTTATCTATCTCTAGCTGTATCTGTCTGTCTGTCTATCTCAAAACAGACTGTGAAAGACACAAGAAACTATAAAAGACGTTGTAAACGGCGGTGAAGGGACGTTTGGCGACTTCACTTCAGATAATAAAAACTTACTACTGAGTCTTTCAGACCAAGTTTGATTTAACGGAATGGGATTTTATTCcgagttttttattattttttggattttcGACGTTTGGATAATGTCTTCTAACCGTGGTACGTTGGCAATTAAACCAAtttcttttggttaaaatataactttggtccctctactttttaaaaatttgtaaatacATCTCGGTACTTATATTTTCATGcatttaatctttttacttttcagattttaaaatttaagttcaatttttaatgctgttaatttttatttaaattttttcgaacattttcaaataaaaaattaataatattataattaacttgaatttaacaaaatatttttaatatttagacctaaaattcaaaattcaaaaagtaaaaatattaaaaaattaaatttcaaatttatgaaaaaatataacAACTTATGATATAATTTTaaccatctttttttcttttgatcaCATTGTGgctatttaatttaatactaacaTATAAtgctttttttaattatatttaatgtgAGTGAAGTCACAAAATAAAACACCTCAAACTCAGCTTGAGTGTGTATGAGTCcatgttattattttaattataatatttttatcatgttatataaaaattgagatatttaaattatcaatttttatttttatttaaaataatgtaaaatgttttactaataaaaaaatatattgatattggTGAAGGATTTGATTTGAAGATTAATTACTGTTCATCTTGTTGAGGTCAACAAGCGTATTATAGCAATGGTCGAGGATTAGGATAGTGCCACGGGAGGCACTCCTTAAAAAGGAGAAATTTATAGTTTTCTActttttaaaatgtattaaattgtaagTTAGTACATAGCctctaaaaatgataattttttatttagttctctaaaaatttataaag
It includes:
- the LOC107922701 gene encoding LRR receptor-like serine/threonine-protein kinase ERL1, producing MEEGVLLKKIMKRQEPLVMVIAFLLLLCSHASSLNDEGKALMSIKASFSNVANVLLDWDDVNNFDFCSWRGVFCDNSSLAVVSLNLSYLILGGEISSAIGDLRSLRSLDLMGNKLTGQVPDEIGNCGSLVYLDLSDNLLYGDIPFSISKLKRLEFLNLKNNQLTGPIPSTLTQIPNLKTLDLARNRLSGEIPRLIYWNEVLQYLGLRGNMLIGTLSPDICQLTGLWYFDVRGNYLSGSIPDSIGNCTSFEILDISYNRITGEIPYNIGFLQVATLSLQGNKLTGNIPEVIGLMQALAVLDLSENELVGHIPPILGNLSFTGKLYLHGNKLTGPIPPELGNMSKLSYLQLNDNQLVGSIPSELGKLEQLFELNLANNHLEGPIPHNISSCTALNKFNVHGNRLNGTIPPGFQNLESLTYLNLSLNNFKGRVPVELGHIINLDTLDLSGNNFSGPLPASIGELEHLLTLNLSDNKLDGQLPAEFGNLRSIQIIDLSFNCITGNIPVEFGQLQNIVSLILKNNKLQGEIPEQLTNCFSLTNLNVSYNNLSGVIPPTRNFSRFSSDSFLGNPMLCGDWLGSICRPSMPKSRVFSRAAVVCMTLGFITLVAMTILAIYKSNQQKQVMKGPMKSVAHPPKLVVLHMDMAIHTFDDIMRFTDNLSDKYIIGYGASSTVYKCTLKNSRPIAIKRLYTHFPNNLREFETELETIGSIRHRNIVSLHGYSLSPYGNLLFYDYMENGSLWDLLHGLSKKVKLDWETRLKIAVGAAQGLAYLHHDCSPRIIHRDVKSSNILLDENFEAHLSDFGIAKCIPTTKTHTSTYVLGTIGYIDPEYARTSRLNEKSDVYSFGIVLLELLTGKKAVDNESNLHQLILSKADDNTVMEAVDPEVSVTCMNLTHVRKTFQLALLCTKRLPSERPTMHEVARALVSLLPSAPAPKLRSAPTKPVDYARFIVDEGLQRSQKEQQQRQQVPQETNSSDAQWFARFREVISMNTL